One stretch of Mycolicibacterium fallax DNA includes these proteins:
- the folP gene encoding dihydropteroate synthase, with protein sequence MTPGLGSGVQVLGVVNVTDDSFSDGGRFLDPERAVAHGLSLLADGASIIDVGGESTRPGAVRIDAEVELGRVLPVIRALAGAGATVSIDTMHADVAAAALAAGAGLVNDVSGGRADPGMAPLLAEACVPWILMHWRSVSAAAPHAVPAYADVVAEVRTELLAAADAAVAAGCAPENLIIDPGLGFAKDAQHNWALLHALPELVATGLPVLVGASRKRFLGALLAGADGALRPPAGREVATAVISALAAEHGAWGVRVHDVAGTVDAVRVAGAWSAGGPR encoded by the coding sequence ATGACCCCCGGTCTGGGCAGTGGCGTCCAGGTGCTGGGCGTCGTGAACGTCACCGATGATTCGTTTTCCGACGGTGGCCGCTTCCTCGATCCCGAACGCGCTGTGGCGCATGGCCTTTCGCTGCTGGCCGACGGGGCGTCGATCATTGATGTGGGCGGCGAGTCGACCCGGCCCGGCGCGGTGCGCATCGATGCGGAGGTCGAACTGGGCCGGGTGCTGCCGGTGATCCGGGCGCTGGCCGGCGCTGGCGCGACGGTCAGCATCGACACCATGCACGCCGACGTCGCCGCCGCCGCGCTCGCGGCCGGGGCCGGCCTGGTCAACGACGTCTCCGGCGGCCGCGCCGATCCGGGCATGGCGCCGCTGCTGGCCGAGGCGTGCGTGCCGTGGATCCTGATGCACTGGCGCTCGGTGTCCGCCGCGGCGCCGCACGCCGTCCCCGCATACGCCGACGTGGTCGCCGAGGTGCGCACCGAACTGCTGGCCGCGGCCGACGCGGCGGTGGCCGCCGGCTGCGCGCCGGAGAACCTGATCATCGACCCGGGCCTGGGCTTCGCCAAGGACGCCCAACACAATTGGGCGCTGCTGCACGCGCTGCCGGAGCTCGTCGCCACCGGGCTGCCGGTGCTGGTGGGGGCCTCCCGGAAACGTTTCCTCGGTGCGCTGCTGGCGGGCGCCGACGGCGCGCTGCGGCCGCCAGCCGGCCGGGAGGTCGCCACCGCGGTGATCTCCGCGCTGGCCGCCGAACACGGCGCCTGGGGCGTGCGGGTGCACGACGTCGCCGGCACCGTCGACGCGGTCCGGGTGGCCGGGGCCTGGAGTGCCGGAGGACCGCGGTGA
- the folB gene encoding dihydroneopterin aldolase, whose product MTDRIELRGLTVRGNHGVFEHERRDGQDFIIDVTLWMDQRRAAASDELADTYDYGVLAQRAAEIVAGQPRNLIETVAAEIAEDVLADARVQAVEVTVHKPSAPIPLNFADVAVVARRSR is encoded by the coding sequence GTGACCGACCGAATCGAACTGCGCGGCCTGACCGTCCGCGGCAACCACGGGGTCTTCGAGCACGAGCGGCGCGACGGCCAGGACTTCATCATCGACGTCACGCTGTGGATGGACCAGCGCCGCGCCGCGGCCAGCGACGAGCTGGCCGACACCTACGACTACGGGGTGCTGGCCCAGCGCGCCGCGGAAATCGTTGCCGGGCAACCCCGCAACCTGATCGAGACGGTGGCCGCGGAGATCGCCGAGGACGTGCTGGCCGACGCCCGGGTGCAGGCCGTCGAGGTCACCGTGCACAAGCCGTCCGCGCCGATCCCGCTGAACTTCGCCGACGTGGCCGTGGTGGCACGGCGATCCCGGTGA
- the folK gene encoding 2-amino-4-hydroxy-6-hydroxymethyldihydropteridine diphosphokinase, with amino-acid sequence MSTAVLSIGSNLGDRLALLQSVLDELASRVRAVSGVYETDPWGPVPQQAFLNAVVIAEAELDPIGWLELGQAIEQAAGRVRELHWGPRTLDVDVITVGDPAPVRRDTERLTLPHRYARERAFVLVPWLDADPAAELEVDGVLRPVAELLAALGPDERAAVRATDWELRRCG; translated from the coding sequence GTGAGTACAGCGGTGCTGTCGATCGGCAGCAACCTCGGGGACCGGCTGGCGCTGCTGCAGTCGGTGCTCGACGAGCTGGCCAGCCGGGTGCGCGCGGTGTCCGGGGTGTACGAGACCGACCCCTGGGGGCCGGTGCCCCAGCAGGCCTTCCTCAACGCCGTCGTCATCGCCGAGGCCGAGCTGGACCCGATCGGCTGGCTGGAGCTCGGTCAGGCCATCGAACAGGCCGCCGGCCGGGTCCGTGAACTGCACTGGGGCCCACGCACCCTCGACGTCGACGTGATCACCGTCGGCGATCCGGCGCCGGTGCGCCGGGACACCGAGCGGCTGACCCTGCCGCACCGCTACGCCCGGGAGCGGGCCTTCGTGTTGGTGCCGTGGCTGGACGCCGACCCGGCCGCCGAACTCGAGGTGGACGGGGTGCTGCGCCCGGTCGCGGAGCTGCTGGCCGCACTCGGCCCCGACGAGCGGGCCGCGGTGCGGGCCACCGACTGGGAGTTACGCCGTTGCGGATGA
- a CDS encoding DUF3180 domain-containing protein → MTRIRELLVVAALAAVAGFLAVLQMYRWFPPITFRSGISLLVLAIGEAGWGWYVRRKIADGEIGVGGGRLHPLAVARSLMIAQASAWVGALVFGGWAGISVYLLEHRGTLAVAAADTPGALAAALCALALAAAGIWLQHCCKSPGESTEDPDADALED, encoded by the coding sequence ATGACCCGGATTCGTGAGCTGCTGGTCGTCGCGGCGCTGGCCGCGGTGGCCGGATTCCTGGCGGTGCTGCAGATGTACCGGTGGTTTCCGCCGATCACCTTCCGCAGCGGCATCTCGCTGCTGGTGCTGGCGATCGGGGAGGCCGGCTGGGGCTGGTACGTGCGGCGCAAGATCGCCGACGGCGAGATCGGCGTCGGCGGCGGCCGGCTGCACCCGCTGGCGGTGGCCCGCAGCCTGATGATCGCCCAGGCCTCGGCGTGGGTGGGCGCGCTGGTGTTCGGCGGCTGGGCCGGCATCTCGGTGTACCTGCTGGAGCACCGCGGCACGCTGGCGGTGGCCGCCGCGGACACCCCCGGCGCGCTGGCTGCGGCGCTGTGCGCGCTGGCGCTCGCCGCGGCCGGGATCTGGCTGCAGCACTGCTGCAAATCCCCGGGCGAGAGCACCGAGGACCCGGACGCCGACGCCCTGGAGGACTGA
- a CDS encoding DUF6779 domain-containing protein, which translates to MTDLSRGARNRRGGRRPGWLLLTVLLVLTIVAGSALVFSSSVELLKLAVVLALWAAVVGAFVSVIYRRQSEADAAKVRDLKLVYDLQLDREISARREYELSVESHLRRELSHELRSAAADEVAALRAELAALRTNLEILFDTDLGHRPALEHEQLAAIENERGYHEPDPTFGPPDRVASSRITATREEYRPGRDEDDVVRTAETPIIDVPEEPLEPVGRSEGRRGSHRRAGHESWAMPPAPPPAPPVVPTPPPAPPVPPPPAHYRPSPPPQPQQPYQRPPEPHVPAHASADAPVLRPAPAPPAPPPAPEPPAHAAGPAMTPPPAPVPPPDHEPAESAPRGRHAGGQQRPGRHAGGASPAPFAGQPEPAPQPQPEPEPEPAGRHRGPESGTPETAAELLARLNKTPGGGGRRRRRED; encoded by the coding sequence ATGACCGATCTGTCCCGCGGCGCCCGCAACCGGCGCGGCGGCCGCAGGCCGGGGTGGCTGCTGCTCACCGTCTTGTTGGTGCTGACCATCGTGGCCGGCTCGGCCCTGGTGTTCAGCAGCAGCGTCGAGCTGCTCAAGCTTGCCGTCGTGCTCGCGCTGTGGGCCGCGGTGGTGGGCGCCTTCGTGTCGGTCATCTACCGCCGCCAAAGCGAGGCCGACGCCGCCAAGGTCCGCGACCTGAAACTGGTTTACGACCTTCAGCTGGACCGCGAGATCTCCGCGCGCCGCGAGTACGAGCTGTCGGTGGAGAGCCACCTGCGCCGCGAACTCAGCCACGAACTGCGCTCGGCGGCCGCCGACGAAGTCGCCGCGCTGCGCGCCGAATTGGCCGCGCTGCGCACCAATCTGGAGATTCTGTTCGACACCGACCTCGGGCACCGCCCGGCCCTGGAGCACGAACAACTCGCCGCCATCGAAAACGAACGCGGCTATCACGAGCCCGATCCGACCTTCGGGCCGCCGGACCGGGTCGCCAGCAGCCGGATCACCGCCACCCGCGAGGAGTACCGGCCCGGCCGCGATGAGGACGACGTGGTCCGCACCGCCGAGACCCCGATCATCGACGTGCCCGAGGAACCGCTGGAGCCGGTCGGACGGTCCGAGGGCCGCCGCGGTTCGCACCGCCGGGCCGGGCACGAGTCCTGGGCCATGCCGCCGGCCCCGCCGCCCGCACCGCCGGTCGTGCCCACCCCACCGCCCGCCCCGCCGGTGCCCCCGCCGCCCGCGCACTATCGGCCGTCCCCACCGCCGCAGCCCCAGCAGCCGTACCAGCGCCCGCCGGAACCGCACGTCCCGGCGCACGCCTCGGCCGACGCCCCGGTGCTGCGCCCGGCCCCGGCCCCGCCCGCCCCGCCGCCGGCCCCCGAGCCGCCCGCGCACGCCGCGGGCCCGGCGATGACCCCGCCGCCCGCCCCGGTCCCGCCGCCGGATCACGAACCCGCCGAGTCGGCCCCCCGCGGCAGGCACGCCGGCGGGCAGCAGCGCCCCGGCCGGCACGCCGGGGGTGCGTCCCCGGCACCGTTCGCCGGGCAACCCGAACCCGCGCCCCAGCCCCAGCCCGAGCCCGAGCCCGAACCCGCCGGCCGGCACCGCGGACCGGAGTCCGGCACGCCGGAGACCGCCGCCGAGTTGCTCGCCCGGCTCAACAAGACCCCCGGCGGCGGCGGCAGGCGCAGGCGCCGCGAGGACTGA
- a CDS encoding Rossmann-like and DUF2520 domain-containing protein, protein MEQLDGLRPARLKVGVISAGRVGTAIGVALERADHVVVATSAISPASRRRAQRRLPDTEIRPVDEVAAAAELLILAVPDAELPGLVHGLAATAAVRPGSIVVHTSGANGTAILAPLTELGALPLAIHPAMTFTGADEDIDRLSGACFGITAADEIGYAIAGSLVLEIGGEPFRVREDARTLYHAALAHSSNHLVTVLADAIDGLRAALTGQELLGQELVGDAPGGLAERVIAPLARAALENTLARGQAALTGPVARGDAAAVAGHLAALTEADPNLAAGYRAAALRTAQRAHAPQEVFEVLTR, encoded by the coding sequence ATGGAGCAGCTCGATGGGTTGCGCCCGGCCCGGCTCAAGGTCGGCGTCATCTCCGCCGGCCGGGTCGGCACCGCGATCGGCGTCGCGCTGGAACGCGCCGACCACGTCGTCGTCGCGACCAGCGCCATTTCCCCGGCGTCGCGCCGGCGCGCCCAGCGGCGGCTGCCCGACACCGAGATCCGGCCCGTCGACGAGGTCGCCGCGGCCGCCGAACTGCTGATCCTGGCCGTCCCGGACGCCGAACTGCCCGGCCTGGTGCACGGGCTGGCGGCGACCGCGGCGGTGCGCCCCGGCAGCATCGTGGTGCACACCTCCGGCGCCAACGGCACCGCGATCCTGGCGCCGCTGACCGAGCTCGGCGCGCTGCCGCTGGCGATCCACCCGGCGATGACCTTCACCGGCGCCGACGAGGACATCGACCGGCTGTCCGGGGCCTGTTTCGGCATCACCGCCGCCGACGAGATCGGCTACGCCATCGCCGGCTCGCTGGTGCTGGAGATCGGCGGCGAACCGTTCCGGGTCCGGGAGGACGCCCGCACGCTCTACCACGCCGCGCTGGCGCACTCCAGCAACCACCTGGTCACCGTGCTCGCCGACGCGATCGACGGGCTGCGCGCCGCGCTGACCGGCCAGGAACTGCTCGGCCAGGAGCTCGTCGGGGATGCCCCCGGCGGGCTGGCCGAACGCGTCATCGCCCCGCTGGCCCGCGCCGCGCTGGAGAACACCCTGGCCCGCGGGCAGGCCGCACTGACCGGCCCGGTGGCTCGCGGGGACGCCGCGGCCGTCGCCGGTCACCTGGCCGCCCTGACCGAGGCCGACCCGAACCTGGCGGCCGGTTACCGCGCCGCCGCGCTGCGCACCGCCCAGCGCGCCCACGCCCCACAGGAGGTTTTCGAGGTGCTCACCCGATGA